The following coding sequences are from one Bradyrhizobium sp. 200 window:
- a CDS encoding L,D-transpeptidase, with translation MVKRFTTARSTVAIRRWGSPAVVPLTVMAALTALTADAAARQARPKPPTEAAAPRDAGEPIMAIVSIKTQQVTIYDADGWILRAPVSTGTTGRETPAGVFAILEKNKDHRSSLYDDAEMPNMQRITWNGIALHGGPLPGYAASHGCVRMPFGFAEKLFDKTRIGMRVIVSPDDAEPVEFSHPALFVPRPEAIAAAPTRAETLAREAAEAARTAGEAKNAAATAASEAASLKVSLRKLERLKTRADAELAYADKALAAAKTDEAKARAENLKQKAAAKAAELGTQLDTARDDAKSKPGAAAAAKEAAKTAQTRKADTAKAASEAKLALEPISIYISRATQKLYVRRPTHKPAPDGGGIVFDATIEIPLTIRNPERPIGTHVFTAVARNEAGLRWTAVTIDNGDDARAALDRITIPQQVLDRIAPTALPRSSIVISDEPLSSETNYRTEFVAVLSTEPQGGFITRRPTPDVLVASDDVQGDNGFGFFNFPRDPAPQIGNTRRRGGGQYYRPMQPGWW, from the coding sequence ATGGTGAAGCGATTTACGACGGCGCGATCCACCGTGGCGATACGGCGTTGGGGTTCCCCCGCCGTTGTGCCGCTCACGGTGATGGCCGCACTGACGGCGCTGACCGCCGACGCCGCGGCGAGACAGGCGCGCCCCAAGCCCCCCACCGAGGCGGCGGCGCCGCGTGATGCAGGCGAGCCGATCATGGCGATCGTGTCGATCAAGACTCAGCAGGTCACTATCTACGACGCCGATGGCTGGATCTTGCGCGCGCCGGTTTCGACCGGCACCACGGGACGCGAGACGCCAGCCGGCGTGTTCGCCATCCTCGAGAAGAATAAGGACCACCGCTCGAGCCTCTATGACGATGCCGAGATGCCGAACATGCAGCGCATCACCTGGAACGGAATCGCGCTGCACGGCGGGCCGCTGCCCGGATATGCGGCCTCGCACGGCTGCGTGCGGATGCCCTTTGGCTTTGCGGAGAAGCTGTTCGACAAGACGCGGATCGGGATGCGGGTAATCGTTTCGCCCGATGACGCCGAGCCGGTCGAGTTCTCCCACCCGGCGCTATTCGTGCCGAGGCCGGAGGCCATTGCGGCTGCACCGACGCGCGCCGAGACACTCGCTCGCGAGGCCGCGGAGGCGGCCAGGACGGCCGGGGAGGCGAAGAATGCCGCCGCGACAGCGGCGAGCGAGGCGGCGTCGCTCAAGGTGTCGCTGCGCAAGCTGGAACGGCTCAAGACGCGCGCCGACGCCGAGCTCGCTTACGCCGACAAAGCGCTTGCCGCCGCAAAGACCGACGAGGCCAAGGCACGGGCCGAGAACCTCAAGCAGAAGGCCGCCGCCAAGGCCGCGGAACTGGGGACGCAGCTCGACACCGCCAGGGACGACGCGAAGTCCAAGCCCGGCGCCGCCGCTGCCGCAAAGGAAGCCGCCAAGACGGCGCAGACGCGGAAGGCCGACACTGCCAAAGCGGCGAGCGAGGCGAAGCTCGCGCTCGAGCCAATCTCGATCTACATCAGCCGCGCGACGCAGAAGCTTTACGTGCGCCGCCCCACGCATAAGCCGGCACCTGACGGCGGCGGCATCGTGTTCGATGCGACAATTGAGATTCCGCTCACGATCCGCAATCCCGAAAGACCGATCGGCACGCATGTGTTCACGGCGGTGGCGCGCAACGAGGCCGGCCTGCGCTGGACCGCGGTCACGATCGACAATGGCGACGACGCCAGGGCCGCGCTCGACCGCATCACCATCCCGCAGCAGGTGCTCGATCGCATCGCGCCGACCGCATTGCCGCGATCCTCGATCGTCATCTCGGACGAGCCGCTGAGCAGCGAGACCAACTATCGCACCGAGTTCGTCGCGGTGCTGAGCACTGAGCCCCAGGGCGGCTTTATAACGCGCCGGCCTACGCCCGATGTCCTTGTTGCGAGCGACGATGTCCAGGGCGACAACGGCTTCGGCTTCTTCAATTTCCCGCGCGATCCGGCCCCCCAAATCGGCAACACGCGCCGCCGTGGCGGCGGCCAGTACTATCGTCCGATGCAACCGGGCTGGTGGTAA
- a CDS encoding GNAT family N-acetyltransferase, whose amino-acid sequence MNQNFRIRRASRDDAIEVARIHIVATRAAYRDIYTLEYLNGLSIEDRAYRWVEKDRGHLAIGDPFGVFVAFDDDVMIGFADVGPTNKNDVAELYAIYLDPEHIGKGAGKALLKVCADYASSNGFKAMIATVLSRNSLARAFYERRGARAATETETLIETGGTKEKVISYLWDNLRQVE is encoded by the coding sequence ATGAATCAAAATTTTCGAATAAGGCGAGCCTCTCGAGACGATGCCATTGAAGTTGCCCGGATTCATATCGTAGCCACTCGCGCAGCTTACCGGGATATCTATACACTTGAGTACCTAAACGGCCTTTCTATTGAAGACCGGGCTTACCGCTGGGTTGAAAAGGATAGAGGTCATCTGGCTATTGGCGACCCGTTCGGTGTGTTCGTAGCGTTTGACGATGACGTGATGATTGGGTTTGCGGATGTCGGGCCAACAAATAAAAATGATGTCGCGGAACTCTACGCGATTTACCTAGATCCCGAGCATATCGGGAAGGGCGCAGGCAAGGCTCTGTTGAAGGTGTGCGCTGACTACGCCAGTAGCAACGGCTTCAAAGCTATGATCGCAACCGTCCTCAGCAGAAATTCTTTGGCACGCGCATTTTATGAGCGCAGGGGTGCGCGGGCAGCAACAGAAACCGAGACATTGATAGAAACGGGCGGTACCAAGGAGAAGGTCATTTCTTATCTTTGGGACAATTTGCGGCAAGTCGAATGA
- a CDS encoding c-type cytochrome: MPATAYGQSAQAPASDPTNAGKAVFSRANCVGCHKWHGNGGGGYGGDALSLRKTELTRDQIVETVGCGRPGTGMPFFMRGAYDETKCYDMNRHDAGPQMPPEGGTFLRPKDIEAVADYVIAHIKGAGEPTYAECVAFFSNTSRVCDVYKTEPQKPDHATASTGKDR, translated from the coding sequence ATGCCGGCCACTGCCTACGGCCAGTCGGCGCAGGCGCCGGCCTCGGATCCGACCAATGCCGGCAAGGCGGTGTTCAGTCGCGCAAACTGCGTGGGCTGCCACAAATGGCACGGCAATGGCGGCGGCGGCTATGGCGGTGATGCGCTGTCGCTGCGCAAGACCGAACTGACGCGGGATCAGATCGTTGAAACCGTCGGCTGCGGGCGGCCGGGCACGGGGATGCCGTTCTTCATGCGCGGCGCCTACGATGAGACGAAATGCTACGACATGAACCGCCACGATGCGGGGCCACAGATGCCGCCCGAGGGCGGAACGTTTCTGCGGCCGAAGGATATCGAAGCCGTCGCCGACTACGTGATCGCCCACATCAAGGGCGCCGGCGAACCCACTTACGCGGAATGCGTCGCCTTCTTCTCAAACACGTCGCGGGTGTGCGACGTCTACAAGACCGAGCCGCAGAAGCCGGATCATGCGACCGCCAGCACGGGGAAGGATCGGTGA
- a CDS encoding PQQ-dependent dehydrogenase, methanol/ethanol family, whose translation MGALPVSAAEVNQERLLNVDKEPGNWLHHHQNYAAHRFSTLKDINRDNVKNLKVAWTMHLGGIEGGGIWSHGGLEGTPIAENGFLYVTDGWGSVYKIDAHGGRGVLVWKMDPKTDRDWAGAVACCGVDNRGVALWGDLVISHTLDGRLIATNKETGQVAWQRTVADPDKGEVITGAPLIVKNMAITGVAGAEYGIRGWIAATDLATQKEVWRTHTIPGKGEPGSETWKDSNNAAAAGGGSTWVTGTYDPATDTIIWGIGNPGPDWDNEYRPGDNLYTDSSLALDATTGKIKWHYQHTPNDPYDYDSVAENVLVDVPGPSGPRKLALEADRNGFAYAIDRTTGKFVWGLPFVKKVTWTKGLDPESGKPIEYDPNKSVQTYIASVTPSRTNMETDICPGNMGGKNWPPTAYNPELKLWYIPVIESCNRIKVEVMTPDKLKPREFWTGGGPSQPFKITGSVTAIDVTTGKIATKMETPFPNLGGMLATPDLVFTGQPSGEVHALDAKSLQKLWEFNTGGGVNAPPMTFTVDGKQYVAILVGLGGAWDKWFIDSTPELKKIQPGSMLYVFSL comes from the coding sequence ATGGGCGCACTGCCTGTCTCCGCCGCGGAGGTCAATCAGGAACGGCTGCTCAACGTCGACAAGGAGCCGGGCAACTGGCTTCATCATCATCAGAATTACGCGGCACACCGGTTCTCCACTCTGAAGGATATCAACCGCGACAACGTGAAGAACCTGAAGGTCGCCTGGACCATGCACCTCGGCGGCATCGAGGGCGGCGGCATCTGGAGCCATGGCGGGCTGGAAGGCACGCCGATTGCCGAGAACGGCTTTCTCTACGTCACCGATGGATGGGGTTCCGTCTACAAGATCGATGCGCATGGCGGCCGCGGCGTGCTGGTCTGGAAGATGGATCCCAAGACCGACCGCGACTGGGCTGGTGCTGTGGCGTGCTGCGGCGTCGACAACCGCGGCGTCGCGCTGTGGGGCGATCTCGTCATTTCCCACACGCTGGATGGCCGGCTGATCGCGACCAACAAGGAAACCGGCCAGGTGGCCTGGCAGCGTACGGTCGCCGATCCGGACAAGGGCGAGGTGATCACCGGTGCGCCGCTGATCGTCAAGAACATGGCGATAACAGGCGTGGCGGGCGCGGAGTACGGCATCCGTGGCTGGATCGCCGCCACCGATCTCGCGACCCAGAAGGAGGTCTGGCGCACCCACACGATCCCGGGCAAGGGCGAGCCCGGCAGCGAGACCTGGAAAGACAGCAACAACGCGGCTGCCGCCGGCGGCGGTTCGACCTGGGTAACCGGCACCTACGATCCCGCGACCGACACCATCATCTGGGGCATCGGCAATCCCGGGCCGGACTGGGATAATGAATATCGGCCAGGCGACAACCTTTACACCGACAGCTCGCTGGCCCTTGACGCCACGACCGGCAAGATCAAGTGGCACTATCAGCACACGCCAAACGACCCGTACGACTACGACAGCGTGGCGGAAAACGTGCTGGTCGATGTCCCCGGGCCCAGTGGTCCGCGGAAGCTCGCGCTCGAAGCCGACCGCAACGGCTTCGCCTATGCGATCGATCGCACCACCGGCAAGTTCGTTTGGGGTCTCCCCTTCGTGAAGAAAGTCACATGGACCAAAGGGCTCGACCCGGAGAGCGGCAAGCCGATCGAGTATGACCCGAACAAGTCCGTGCAGACCTACATCGCGTCGGTGACGCCAAGCCGCACCAACATGGAAACCGACATCTGCCCCGGCAACATGGGCGGCAAGAACTGGCCGCCGACGGCCTACAATCCGGAACTGAAGCTCTGGTACATCCCGGTGATCGAGAGCTGCAATCGCATCAAGGTCGAGGTGATGACGCCGGACAAACTGAAGCCGCGGGAGTTCTGGACCGGCGGCGGCCCGAGCCAGCCGTTCAAGATCACCGGCAGCGTCACTGCGATAGACGTAACCACCGGCAAGATCGCCACCAAAATGGAAACCCCGTTCCCCAATCTGGGAGGGATGCTTGCAACTCCCGACCTCGTCTTCACCGGTCAGCCATCCGGCGAAGTGCATGCGCTTGATGCCAAGTCGTTGCAGAAGCTCTGGGAGTTCAACACGGGCGGCGGCGTCAACGCACCGCCGATGACCTTTACGGTCGACGGCAAACAGTACGTCGCCATTCTGGTTGGCCTCGGTGGCGCCTGGGACAAGTGGTTCATCGATTCGACGCCCGAGCTGAAGAAGATACAGCCGGGATCGATGCTCTACGTGTTCTCGCTCTGA
- a CDS encoding copper chaperone PCu(A)C has translation MTAVATSSLDGAVDRAGWAALFGRSRSLALGLVVGLAGGIGLTPGFAAAGDALQVTSAWVPASDEIGIDLPLLMTIRNDAAEADAILRVRCPFANFSEKHTVDRGEGAPAMREVKSIPVPQNKTIELKRDGYHVMLLQTRQKLVDGETFTCAVVFQKAGTKETEVQVSRMP, from the coding sequence ATGACCGCCGTAGCGACATCGAGTCTTGATGGTGCTGTTGATCGGGCAGGGTGGGCTGCGCTGTTCGGCAGATCCCGGTCTCTCGCGCTCGGACTGGTCGTTGGACTTGCTGGTGGAATTGGGTTGACGCCCGGCTTCGCTGCGGCGGGCGACGCGCTGCAGGTGACGAGCGCCTGGGTGCCGGCGTCCGACGAGATTGGTATCGATCTCCCGCTGCTGATGACGATCAGGAACGATGCGGCCGAAGCCGACGCGATACTGCGCGTCCGTTGCCCGTTTGCGAATTTCTCCGAAAAACACACCGTCGATCGCGGCGAAGGGGCGCCTGCGATGCGCGAGGTCAAGTCCATTCCGGTTCCGCAGAACAAGACGATCGAACTCAAGCGGGACGGATATCACGTGATGCTGCTGCAGACGCGGCAGAAGCTCGTCGACGGCGAGACGTTCACATGCGCCGTGGTTTTTCAGAAAGCTGGAACCAAGGAAACGGAGGTGCAGGTTTCACGAATGCCTTGA
- a CDS encoding diguanylate cyclase yields the protein MMLFGRQSDSVGKDSAGKGWFGKYSGRRPWRLSAKLLIASSIATVIGFSTICASVMLDMRRGEEELARQTLENLAAGIDADISRNIELYDLSLRNVASNLVMTEIKGVSREIQHLILFDHAATARHFGAIQVFDAQGRLTHDAASLDPAPEDRSDEEYFQIHRANPDTGLYMSRPMLRRGAYSIVLSRRISDTDGGFLGVVVGSIRFTYFHDLFGRLTLNPGDTITVLRRDRTIIMRTPFDLDVIGKNLAERPGWRPDNLKQGAAYAGVGPVDPTPRLYVRSGSTNLFFVVVGKPLASILNLWHLQVMRIGAVMLVLILFVVGTTLFLAREIGRRAQAEEKLEELATTDALTGLKNRRKFDIEIDQEWRRAARNKTPVAVLMIDADHFKAYNDTYGHQAGDQVLVGIAICISDAVRRAGDCPARYGGEEFAVLLPGLSAVEAFTVAETIRLKVEQWAEDPNVTTVSVGVASMTPTAAIDWSYLIEAADRALYAAKANGRNRSVLATIPQLALVA from the coding sequence ATGATGCTATTCGGGCGGCAAAGCGACTCGGTCGGCAAAGACTCGGCCGGAAAGGGTTGGTTCGGGAAGTACTCCGGCCGCCGGCCCTGGCGATTGTCCGCGAAGCTGTTGATCGCGTCGTCGATTGCGACCGTGATCGGCTTCTCCACCATTTGCGCCAGCGTCATGCTCGACATGCGCCGCGGCGAGGAAGAGCTTGCGCGCCAGACTCTGGAAAATCTCGCTGCGGGCATCGATGCCGACATCAGCCGCAATATCGAACTCTATGACCTCTCGCTACGCAACGTCGCCAGCAATCTGGTGATGACGGAGATCAAGGGCGTCAGCAGGGAGATCCAGCACCTGATCCTGTTCGATCATGCCGCCACCGCCAGGCATTTCGGCGCAATCCAGGTGTTCGACGCACAGGGCAGGCTGACACACGATGCGGCAAGCCTCGATCCGGCGCCGGAGGATCGCAGCGACGAGGAGTATTTCCAGATCCATCGCGCCAATCCCGATACAGGCCTCTACATGAGCCGTCCGATGCTGCGCCGCGGCGCCTATTCGATCGTGCTCAGCCGGCGCATCAGCGATACCGACGGTGGTTTTCTCGGCGTCGTGGTGGGCTCGATCCGTTTCACCTATTTCCATGACCTGTTCGGCCGGCTCACCCTCAACCCCGGCGATACGATCACGGTGCTGCGCCGCGACCGAACGATCATCATGCGGACGCCGTTCGACCTGGATGTCATCGGCAAGAACCTGGCGGAGCGGCCAGGCTGGCGCCCGGACAATCTGAAGCAGGGTGCGGCCTATGCCGGCGTCGGACCGGTCGATCCGACACCGCGGCTTTACGTTCGAAGCGGCAGCACGAACTTGTTCTTTGTCGTGGTCGGAAAGCCGCTGGCGAGCATCCTGAACCTTTGGCACCTGCAAGTGATGCGTATCGGGGCGGTTATGCTGGTGCTGATCCTGTTCGTGGTCGGCACCACGCTGTTCCTCGCGCGCGAGATCGGCCGCCGCGCGCAGGCGGAAGAGAAGCTCGAGGAACTCGCGACGACAGACGCGCTGACGGGGCTGAAGAACCGGCGCAAATTCGATATCGAGATCGATCAGGAGTGGCGGCGGGCGGCGCGCAACAAGACTCCCGTCGCGGTGCTGATGATCGATGCCGACCATTTCAAGGCCTACAACGACACCTACGGGCATCAAGCCGGCGACCAGGTGCTGGTCGGCATTGCAATCTGCATTTCGGACGCGGTGCGGCGGGCTGGCGACTGCCCGGCGCGCTACGGCGGCGAGGAATTCGCGGTGCTGCTGCCGGGCCTGTCGGCGGTGGAAGCGTTCACGGTCGCCGAAACCATCCGCCTGAAGGTCGAGCAGTGGGCGGAAGATCCCAATGTCACGACGGTCAGCGTCGGCGTGGCGAGCATGACGCCCACGGCAGCAATCGACTGGTCATATCTCATCGAAGCGGCCGACAGGGCGCTCTACGCCGCCAAGGCCAACGGCCGTAACCGGTCCGTGCTCGCCACAATCCCGCAGCTCGCGCTGGTGGCCTGA
- a CDS encoding UTP--glucose-1-phosphate uridylyltransferase produces MKIRKAVFPVAGLGTRVLPATKAMPKEMLTIVDKPLIQYVVDEAKEAGIEHFVFVTGRNKGVIEDHFDRMFELDTTLAARGNKKAEQDILARDQPEAGATSFTRQQAPLGLGHAVWCARDIVGDEPFAVVLPDELVLNSPGCLKQMIEAAAKLGGKSNLLAVEAVPDDLTHQYGICGVGKRLAKNMFEVDGMVEKPPKGTAPSNLSITGRYILQPEIFKILETQERGAGNEIQLTDAMKTLARTQSFYGVEFEGERHDCGSKPGFLRANIAYGMARADLRDGLREEMKKYLEK; encoded by the coding sequence ATGAAAATCCGTAAAGCCGTCTTCCCGGTCGCCGGTCTCGGCACCCGCGTCCTGCCCGCCACCAAGGCGATGCCGAAGGAAATGCTGACCATCGTCGACAAGCCGCTGATTCAGTACGTGGTCGACGAGGCCAAGGAGGCCGGCATCGAGCATTTCGTCTTCGTCACCGGACGCAACAAGGGCGTGATCGAGGATCATTTCGACCGCATGTTCGAACTCGACACCACGCTCGCCGCGCGCGGCAACAAGAAGGCCGAGCAGGACATTTTGGCGCGCGATCAGCCCGAAGCCGGCGCCACCAGCTTCACCCGCCAGCAGGCGCCGCTCGGCCTCGGCCACGCGGTCTGGTGCGCGCGCGACATCGTCGGCGACGAGCCGTTCGCGGTGGTGCTGCCGGACGAGCTGGTGCTGAACAGCCCCGGCTGCCTGAAGCAGATGATCGAGGCCGCGGCCAAGCTCGGCGGCAAATCCAATCTGCTCGCGGTGGAAGCCGTGCCCGACGATCTCACGCACCAATACGGCATCTGCGGCGTCGGCAAGCGGCTGGCGAAAAACATGTTCGAGGTCGACGGCATGGTGGAGAAGCCGCCGAAGGGCACGGCGCCGTCAAACCTGTCGATCACCGGGCGCTACATCCTGCAGCCGGAAATCTTCAAGATCCTGGAGACGCAGGAGCGCGGCGCGGGCAACGAGATCCAGCTCACCGATGCGATGAAAACCCTCGCCAGGACGCAAAGCTTCTATGGCGTGGAGTTCGAGGGTGAGCGGCACGATTGCGGCTCGAAGCCCGGCTTCCTGCGCGCCAACATCGCCTACGGCATGGCGCGCGCCGATTTGCGCGACGGCCTGCGCGAGGAGATGAAGAAGTATCTGGAGAAGTGA
- a CDS encoding lytic murein transglycosylase, whose amino-acid sequence MSRSHAQSSGISNFLDNIFQGPKSASTPQAAPGPDGGPPPWSGEDGASGHPLMTASAIREAATNFQNCVASMWPDAARRNITQQNFERFTAGLAPDLRIMDLMDSQPEFTKAIWDYLDILVNDNRLAKGREILAKYKPQFDAVEKAYGVDRYIVASIWGIESNYSTQMGDRNVVQSTATLACVGRRQAYFKDEFLTALEILNRGDLRPEQLRGSWAGAFGPTQFMPTAFKRYAVDGDGDGRRDVVDNAADLIASTANNLKKDGWQTGRTWGYEVVLPEGFNFMLADKSKAMTIAQWQSQGLKRADGKPFPDTTEKAYLLAPAGMQGPGFLMLQNFRVIMKYNPAEAYALAIGHFADRLRGGPAFVQPWPRQERVLSRTERLELQQLLAQRGFYRGTPDGQFGGQTREALRSFQASIGAPADGFASSDVLERLRGR is encoded by the coding sequence ATGAGCCGATCCCACGCTCAATCTTCCGGGATTTCGAACTTTTTGGACAACATCTTCCAAGGTCCAAAATCCGCATCCACGCCGCAGGCCGCGCCGGGCCCGGACGGCGGCCCGCCGCCCTGGAGCGGCGAGGACGGCGCCTCCGGCCATCCGCTGATGACGGCTTCCGCGATCCGGGAGGCTGCGACGAACTTTCAAAACTGCGTCGCCTCGATGTGGCCTGATGCCGCACGGCGCAATATCACCCAGCAGAATTTCGAGCGCTTCACCGCAGGCCTTGCGCCTGATCTGCGCATCATGGACCTGATGGATTCGCAGCCCGAATTCACCAAGGCGATCTGGGACTATCTCGACATCCTCGTGAACGACAACCGCCTCGCCAAGGGGCGCGAGATCCTCGCGAAATACAAGCCGCAGTTCGACGCGGTGGAGAAAGCTTACGGCGTCGACCGCTACATCGTCGCCTCGATCTGGGGCATCGAGTCGAACTACTCGACGCAGATGGGCGACCGCAACGTGGTGCAGTCGACGGCGACGCTGGCCTGCGTCGGCCGCCGGCAGGCCTATTTCAAGGACGAATTCCTCACCGCATTGGAAATCCTCAACCGCGGCGATTTGCGTCCCGAACAGTTGCGCGGCTCCTGGGCCGGCGCGTTCGGGCCGACGCAGTTCATGCCGACCGCCTTCAAGCGCTACGCCGTCGACGGCGACGGCGACGGCCGCCGCGACGTCGTCGACAATGCCGCCGACCTGATCGCCTCCACCGCCAACAACCTCAAGAAGGACGGTTGGCAGACCGGCCGGACCTGGGGCTACGAGGTGGTGCTGCCGGAGGGCTTTAACTTCATGCTGGCGGACAAGTCCAAGGCGATGACGATCGCGCAGTGGCAGAGCCAGGGACTGAAGCGGGCCGACGGCAAGCCGTTCCCTGACACCACCGAGAAGGCCTACCTGCTCGCGCCCGCCGGCATGCAGGGGCCCGGCTTCCTGATGCTGCAGAACTTCCGGGTGATCATGAAGTACAACCCGGCGGAGGCCTATGCGCTGGCGATCGGTCATTTTGCCGACCGCCTGCGCGGCGGACCCGCCTTCGTGCAGCCCTGGCCGCGGCAGGAACGGGTGCTGTCGCGCACCGAACGGCTGGAACTGCAGCAGCTCCTCGCCCAGCGCGGCTTCTACCGCGGCACGCCGGACGGCCAGTTCGGCGGCCAGACCCGGGAGGCGCTCCGCAGCTTCCAGGCCTCGATCGGGGCGCCGGCGGACGGATTTGCCTCTTCCGACGTGCTGGAGCGGTTGCGGGGGCGTTAA
- a CDS encoding DUF459 domain-containing protein has protein sequence MRKPKSFLRVFTDTGPLAVLAVVIALLVGIVGPASAQFFNFGGFGGPPQRQAPQRGGGWFGGDFFAPFQQQQPQAPRQDFSRAPGPAKRDTVPERNVLVLGDAMADWLGYGLEDAYSEQPDMGVIRKHKTVSGLIKYQPRGEPADWAAAAKAILATEKPDAIVVMLGLHDRVAIREAVTEKKTDKKEEKKDARGKTDAKPADAKPKPEGSADAAKRDEKPVDAELSPEDAADSDTPQITLEKSARSGGGLYEFRDERWVEIYAKKIEELIGVLKSKGVPVLWVGLPAIRGPKGTSDMLFLDALYRDGAGKAGITYVDIWDGFVDEAGRFLQKGPDFEGQIRQLRTADGVFFTKPGARKLAHYVEREVTRLLAARSGPIAVPIEPVTPDANVVPGQPAPRPLAGPVMPLVASSVGTDQLLGGPGSRPAAVDALAARTLVKGEALAPPAGRADDYAWPRREIGREQAKGDTPVAAASPGGGPVAAAPGQRQLLLPPPQQTLQQQKKPQQPMQIRPAQNNGPSLRDFFGGFGAAPRQPAPPPAAGPRAPPAATPGVPRPPGSVGRSAEVPPGNLTRF, from the coding sequence ATGCGAAAGCCAAAATCCTTCTTGCGCGTATTCACCGACACCGGCCCGCTGGCCGTGCTGGCGGTTGTCATCGCGCTTCTGGTCGGAATCGTGGGACCGGCTTCCGCGCAGTTTTTCAATTTCGGCGGCTTTGGCGGCCCGCCGCAACGGCAAGCGCCGCAGCGTGGCGGCGGCTGGTTCGGCGGCGATTTCTTTGCGCCATTCCAGCAGCAGCAGCCGCAGGCACCGCGCCAGGATTTCTCCCGTGCGCCCGGGCCCGCCAAGCGCGACACCGTGCCGGAACGTAACGTGCTGGTGCTGGGCGACGCCATGGCCGACTGGCTCGGCTATGGCTTGGAAGACGCCTATTCCGAGCAGCCCGACATGGGCGTGATCCGCAAGCACAAGACCGTCTCCGGCCTGATCAAGTATCAGCCGCGCGGCGAGCCCGCCGATTGGGCCGCAGCCGCAAAGGCCATCCTCGCCACCGAAAAGCCTGACGCCATCGTCGTCATGCTCGGCCTCCACGACCGCGTGGCCATCCGCGAGGCCGTCACCGAGAAGAAGACCGACAAGAAGGAAGAGAAAAAGGACGCGCGCGGCAAGACCGACGCCAAGCCTGCGGACGCCAAGCCGAAGCCGGAAGGCTCGGCTGACGCGGCAAAACGCGACGAGAAGCCGGTCGACGCAGAATTGTCGCCTGAGGACGCGGCCGACAGCGATACGCCGCAAATTACCCTCGAAAAGAGCGCGCGCTCCGGCGGCGGGCTCTACGAGTTTCGCGACGAGCGCTGGGTCGAAATCTACGCCAAGAAGATCGAAGAGCTGATTGGCGTGCTGAAATCCAAGGGCGTGCCGGTGCTGTGGGTCGGGCTGCCGGCGATCCGCGGCCCAAAGGGAACGTCCGACATGCTGTTCCTCGATGCACTGTATCGCGACGGCGCAGGTAAGGCCGGCATCACCTATGTCGATATCTGGGACGGTTTTGTCGATGAAGCCGGCCGCTTCCTGCAAAAAGGTCCCGACTTCGAAGGCCAGATCCGCCAGTTGCGCACGGCCGACGGCGTCTTCTTCACCAAGCCCGGCGCGCGCAAGCTTGCGCATTATGTCGAGCGCGAGGTGACGCGCCTGCTTGCTGCCCGTTCCGGGCCGATCGCGGTGCCGATCGAGCCGGTGACTCCCGATGCAAACGTCGTGCCCGGCCAGCCGGCGCCGCGTCCCCTCGCCGGACCGGTTATGCCGCTGGTGGCCTCTTCCGTCGGCACCGATCAGTTGCTCGGCGGTCCCGGCTCGCGTCCTGCAGCGGTCGATGCGCTCGCCGCGCGCACGCTGGTGAAGGGTGAGGCGCTGGCGCCGCCGGCCGGCCGCGCCGACGATTACGCCTGGCCTCGCCGGGAAATCGGCCGCGAGCAGGCCAAGGGCGATACGCCGGTTGCCGCCGCCTCGCCGGGCGGCGGACCGGTTGCGGCAGCGCCCGGACAGCGGCAGCTTTTGCTTCCGCCGCCGCAGCAAACGTTACAACAACAGAAGAAGCCGCAGCAGCCGATGCAAATCCGACCCGCGCAAAATAACGGGCCGTCGCTGCGCGATTTCTTCGGCGGGTTCGGCGCGGCGCCGCGTCAGCCCGCACCACCACCCGCGGCCGGACCGCGTGCGCCACCGGCGGCAACCCCGGGCGTGCCGCGCCCGCCGGGTAGCGTCGGACGATCGGCCGAGGTCCCACCCGGCAATCTCACGCGATTCTGA
- a CDS encoding CsbD family protein produces MDKDRIAGSAKDFAGKVESAVGDIAGDAKTQAEGRAREAAGTVQNLYGQAKDAARDATDAAVNYAKDTYENSGDTVRSGQKAVARTVRENPLGALLVAGGIGFALALLMTRPPRRPPPRWRYYG; encoded by the coding sequence ATGGACAAGGATCGGATTGCCGGCTCGGCCAAGGATTTTGCGGGTAAGGTCGAAAGCGCTGTCGGCGACATCGCCGGCGATGCGAAGACGCAAGCCGAGGGCCGCGCCCGCGAAGCGGCCGGCACGGTGCAAAATCTTTACGGCCAGGCCAAGGATGCCGCCCGGGACGCCACGGATGCCGCCGTCAATTATGCCAAGGATACCTATGAAAACAGCGGCGACACCGTACGCAGCGGCCAGAAAGCGGTGGCGAGAACTGTGCGGGAAAATCCGCTCGGCGCGCTCTTGGTCGCAGGTGGAATTGGTTTTGCGCTGGCGCTGTTGATGACGCGTCCGCCGCGCCGCCCGCCGCCGCGCTGGCGCTATTACGGATAG